A genome region from Myroides fluvii includes the following:
- a CDS encoding M16 family metallopeptidase has translation MKRIFYTLVLASAIGFTNFTVAQQRSKATFVTQVEDIKEYKLSNGLQVLLLPDASQNNLVVNIVYKVGSKHEGFGEKGMAHLLEHMLFKSTKNLGDIKKMLSDKGGAANGTTYYDRTNYYEVFPSTDENLTWALEMEADRMINATILQEDLDKEFSVVRNEFEIGENDPTGVLMERTTNTAYLWHNYGLSTIGSKEDIERVKTPQLRRFYEKYYQPDNAVLVVAGKFDEKKAIEYIEQHFSVIPKPTRVLDEILTVEPAQDGEKYIEVKRNGDSKHIQMLYHTASYADKDFAALEALEHILNNDPSGYLHQALVETQKVSSLWAYSPTVRDASFMLFNFDVPNDKDQLKTLADIKAEVAKIGDIAYTQADLDRAKTSLLKDIESLQNNTIGTAINLTEIIGSGDYRLAFLHRDNIENLTLEDIKRVAKKYFKDNNRTVGLFIPTKEEVRVKPTEFLNTDIANLVKDYKGKETSHDIRDFAPTIANLEQNYTSGQLANGMKYGIIDKDLKGEKVNIFVQIPVGNQKDLLHKQYIGSFTADLLTTGTTTRSKQAIQDQLDQLKSSVSIRFSSQHILISVSSYRNTIKETMDILNDVLKNPVFPESELTKLKLEHTTYLESTLNDPQTVAFNRISQLTSNEEKGSIYYSSSAQEDIDGSKAVSIEQIKAFYAKFFGANNGVATVLGMQNQEEVKALLEGVLGNWNNQATFERAYPKPFATKQGKEIIQTPDKENAAAVGQLNFEMNKSNPDFPALTFANEVMGGGFMTARIPQRLREKEGISYGAGTSLTVPSNPNTNTSSWMIYAFLNPTKQGEVETAINEEFAKLVANGITEEELKANKVSWKSSRQTALGNDNYLLSLSNLYLTFDIPFSDFDKLNADIEKLTVKQVNAAIKKYLQPSKFTTIYVGDFTKK, from the coding sequence ATGAAAAGAATTTTTTACACCCTTGTACTGGCGAGTGCTATTGGTTTTACCAATTTCACTGTCGCACAACAAAGAAGCAAAGCTACTTTTGTCACGCAAGTCGAAGACATTAAAGAATACAAACTAAGCAATGGGCTTCAGGTTTTATTACTTCCAGATGCTTCTCAAAACAACTTAGTGGTAAACATTGTCTACAAAGTAGGTTCTAAACACGAAGGGTTTGGAGAAAAAGGAATGGCTCACTTACTCGAGCATATGCTTTTCAAAAGCACGAAAAACTTAGGGGATATCAAGAAAATGCTCTCGGATAAGGGAGGGGCAGCTAATGGCACTACCTATTACGATAGAACGAATTACTACGAAGTATTTCCTTCTACAGATGAAAACTTAACTTGGGCTTTGGAAATGGAAGCGGATCGTATGATTAACGCGACCATTTTACAAGAAGACTTAGACAAAGAATTTTCTGTAGTGCGCAACGAGTTTGAGATTGGAGAAAACGATCCAACAGGTGTATTAATGGAGCGAACAACCAATACCGCCTACTTATGGCATAACTATGGTTTGAGCACTATTGGATCTAAAGAAGACATTGAACGCGTAAAAACACCTCAACTGAGACGTTTTTACGAGAAATATTACCAACCTGATAATGCGGTGTTAGTTGTAGCTGGAAAATTTGACGAGAAAAAAGCCATCGAATATATCGAACAGCATTTCTCGGTTATTCCTAAGCCAACCCGTGTATTGGATGAAATCTTAACGGTTGAGCCCGCTCAAGATGGTGAAAAATACATTGAAGTAAAACGAAATGGAGACAGTAAACACATCCAAATGCTGTATCACACTGCCTCTTATGCAGATAAGGATTTTGCGGCTTTAGAAGCTTTAGAGCACATTTTAAACAATGATCCATCGGGGTATTTACACCAGGCCTTAGTTGAAACACAAAAGGTATCTTCTTTATGGGCGTATAGTCCAACTGTACGAGATGCTAGTTTTATGTTGTTCAATTTTGATGTTCCCAATGATAAAGACCAACTAAAAACTTTAGCAGACATTAAAGCTGAAGTAGCCAAAATTGGAGATATTGCGTATACACAAGCTGATTTAGACCGCGCAAAGACAAGCCTGCTTAAGGATATCGAATCCCTGCAAAACAATACGATTGGAACGGCAATTAACTTAACGGAAATCATCGGTTCTGGTGATTATCGCTTGGCTTTCTTGCACCGTGATAATATTGAAAACTTAACGTTAGAAGATATCAAACGCGTAGCCAAGAAATACTTCAAAGACAACAACCGCACTGTCGGGTTATTCATTCCTACAAAAGAGGAGGTTCGCGTAAAACCAACCGAATTCTTAAATACAGATATTGCGAATTTAGTGAAGGATTACAAAGGAAAAGAGACCTCTCATGATATTAGAGATTTTGCTCCCACGATTGCCAATTTAGAGCAAAATTACACGTCAGGTCAGTTGGCTAATGGCATGAAATACGGTATTATAGACAAAGATCTAAAAGGAGAAAAAGTAAATATTTTCGTGCAAATTCCAGTTGGAAACCAAAAAGATTTACTCCACAAACAATACATTGGAAGTTTTACTGCCGATTTACTGACCACAGGTACAACAACAAGATCAAAACAAGCAATCCAAGATCAATTGGATCAATTAAAATCAAGTGTTAGTATTCGTTTCTCAAGCCAACACATCTTAATTTCAGTTTCTTCTTATCGAAATACCATTAAAGAAACAATGGATATTTTAAACGATGTGTTGAAGAATCCTGTATTTCCTGAAAGTGAATTGACTAAATTAAAATTAGAACACACCACGTATTTAGAGAGTACTTTAAATGATCCTCAAACGGTTGCTTTCAACAGAATATCACAGTTGACGTCTAATGAAGAAAAGGGAAGTATTTACTATTCATCTTCAGCACAAGAGGACATTGACGGATCTAAGGCTGTAAGCATTGAACAAATCAAGGCCTTTTATGCGAAATTCTTTGGCGCAAATAACGGAGTTGCTACCGTATTAGGTATGCAAAACCAAGAGGAAGTTAAAGCATTGCTTGAGGGCGTTTTAGGAAATTGGAACAACCAAGCAACATTTGAAAGAGCTTATCCAAAGCCGTTTGCAACGAAACAAGGAAAAGAAATTATTCAAACTCCAGATAAAGAAAACGCAGCCGCTGTTGGTCAATTAAACTTTGAGATGAATAAATCAAATCCAGACTTTCCTGCCTTAACGTTTGCAAATGAAGTAATGGGTGGTGGATTTATGACCGCTCGTATCCCACAGCGCTTACGTGAAAAAGAGGGGATTAGCTATGGGGCAGGTACATCGTTAACAGTTCCTAGTAATCCAAATACCAACACGTCGAGCTGGATGATTTATGCTTTCTTAAATCCAACAAAGCAAGGAGAAGTCGAAACAGCAATCAACGAAGAATTTGCCAAACTTGTTGCCAACGGAATTACAGAGGAAGAGCTAAAAGCAAACAAA
- a CDS encoding Crp/Fnr family transcriptional regulator: MGHSIREKYHSLFEEKLLDEIIEVSTIKDFTEGERLMEIGEYIKKIPLLLSGAIKIIREDQKEGEIVLYYIEEGDTCAMTLTCCLGETKSQVRSIAEKDGSVILVPVSKMDDWLVRYKSWRNFVLNSYNNRMNEMLSAIDSLAFMNMEERLCKLLQDKAKIYNSKFIQNTHQELADELNTSRVVISRILKTLENQGIIRLNRKYIELLKNNYS, encoded by the coding sequence ATGGGACATAGTATTAGAGAGAAATATCACAGTCTTTTTGAAGAAAAATTGTTAGACGAGATCATTGAAGTCTCTACGATTAAAGACTTTACAGAAGGAGAACGCCTGATGGAAATTGGGGAATACATCAAAAAAATCCCCTTATTATTATCGGGTGCGATCAAAATTATCCGCGAAGATCAGAAAGAAGGAGAAATTGTCTTGTACTATATTGAAGAAGGAGACACTTGCGCGATGACCTTAACTTGTTGTTTGGGAGAAACCAAGAGTCAAGTGCGCTCTATTGCAGAAAAAGATGGCAGTGTAATCTTAGTTCCCGTAAGCAAAATGGATGATTGGCTGGTTCGCTATAAAAGCTGGCGCAACTTTGTTTTGAACAGCTACAACAACAGAATGAACGAAATGCTTTCGGCTATTGACAGCTTGGCTTTCATGAATATGGAAGAGCGTTTGTGCAAACTGCTACAAGATAAAGCTAAAATTTACAACAGTAAATTCATTCAGAATACACACCAAGAACTAGCGGATGAATTAAATACTTCGAGAGTGGTCATCTCTCGTATTTTAAAGACGTTAGAGAATCAAGGGATTATTCGCTTGAACAGAAAATACATCGAATTACTCAAAAACAATTACTCATGA
- a CDS encoding DUF6691 family protein — translation MKKIAYLFVGILFGIGMFKSGASSWFRIYEMFQFDSFHMYGIMGTALTLAVLATQIIKRKKSNDFSGNPIVFTPKEKSVPRYLIGGIFFGLGWALGGACPGPMFALLGAGFYPIILAIIGALLGTWFYGLVKKWLPH, via the coding sequence ATGAAAAAAATAGCCTATTTATTTGTCGGTATCTTATTTGGTATTGGCATGTTTAAATCAGGAGCTTCTTCTTGGTTTAGAATTTACGAAATGTTTCAATTTGACAGTTTTCATATGTATGGAATTATGGGAACAGCACTCACCTTAGCGGTTCTTGCAACCCAAATCATCAAAAGGAAAAAAAGCAACGACTTTTCGGGCAATCCCATCGTGTTTACCCCTAAAGAAAAGAGTGTACCTCGCTATTTAATTGGCGGAATTTTCTTCGGATTAGGTTGGGCGCTGGGCGGTGCTTGTCCTGGCCCCATGTTTGCTTTATTAGGTGCGGGTTTTTATCCCATTATTCTTGCGATTATAGGCGCTTTATTGGGCACTTGGTTTTATGGCCTGGTAAAAAAATGGCTGCCCCATTAA
- a CDS encoding sulfite exporter TauE/SafE family protein — translation MNIEIVGYALALFVGISLGLIGSGGSILTVPILVYILKIEPFLATAYSLFIVGSTALVGGVQNAINRKVNYKQAFLFGIPSLLAVYAMRAFVLPLVPDTFVFGTMTLSKNVLLMVLFALVMFASSMKMIRPKAITSPPTQPQQGKLILQGILIGIVAGTVGAGGGFLIIPALVLFANSSMKEAVGTSLFIVAIQSLVGFLGDINNPLIDWNLLLTFSSISIIGLFIGIFLTRYIPDNNLKKGFGYFVFLMALYIFSKEVFF, via the coding sequence ATGAACATAGAAATTGTCGGTTATGCTCTGGCCCTATTCGTGGGCATTTCCCTTGGCTTAATTGGCAGTGGAGGCTCCATTTTAACCGTGCCCATTTTGGTGTACATTTTAAAAATAGAACCTTTTTTAGCAACCGCTTATTCTCTATTTATTGTAGGATCTACCGCCTTAGTAGGGGGAGTACAAAATGCCATAAACCGCAAAGTAAATTACAAACAGGCCTTCCTCTTTGGTATTCCATCCTTACTTGCTGTTTATGCGATGCGTGCATTTGTATTACCTTTAGTTCCGGACACTTTTGTATTCGGAACGATGACTCTTTCGAAGAACGTTCTCCTTATGGTGCTCTTTGCCTTGGTGATGTTTGCTTCTTCCATGAAAATGATTCGCCCCAAGGCAATCACTTCTCCCCCTACACAACCGCAACAAGGTAAATTAATTCTTCAAGGAATTCTGATTGGGATTGTGGCAGGAACCGTAGGTGCTGGTGGTGGATTTTTAATTATCCCTGCACTAGTCCTATTTGCCAACAGTAGCATGAAAGAAGCTGTGGGGACGTCTTTGTTTATCGTTGCTATCCAATCTCTTGTCGGTTTTTTAGGCGACATCAACAACCCATTGATTGACTGGAACTTACTATTAACGTTTAGTAGTATTTCAATTATTGGCTTATTTATAGGGATATTCCTTACGCGCTATATCCCAGACAACAACTTAAAAAAAGGATTCGGCTATTTTGTCTTCCTGATGGCCCTGTACATATTTAGCAAAGAAGTGTTTTTCTAG
- the trxA gene encoding thioredoxin — protein MTKFEALIQSDQFVLVDFFATWCGPCQMQAPVLEEVKAILKDDITIIKIDVDKNQALTAQYSTQYNMRGVPTLLLFREGKLLWKQSGYTDKQTLLYHFNGFKDKY, from the coding sequence ATGACAAAATTTGAAGCGTTAATTCAATCAGATCAATTTGTATTGGTCGACTTTTTCGCTACATGGTGTGGACCTTGTCAGATGCAAGCCCCTGTTTTGGAAGAAGTAAAGGCAATTTTGAAGGATGACATTACCATCATCAAAATTGACGTTGATAAAAATCAAGCGCTAACAGCACAATACAGTACCCAATACAACATGAGAGGTGTTCCTACCTTACTGTTGTTTAGAGAAGGAAAACTCTTGTGGAAACAATCGGGTTATACAGATAAACAAACTTTATTGTATCACTTTAATGGGTTTAAAGACAAGTATTAA
- a CDS encoding MBL fold metallo-hydrolase, whose product MKIEQIYTGCLAQGAYYIESNGEVAIIDPLREVQQYVDKATKDQATITYIFETHFHADFVSGHVTLAEKTGAPIVYGPNANPTFQAHIAQDGEVFQLGDITITALHTPGHTMESTTYLLKDENGKDHAIFTGDTLFLGDVGRPDLAQKAASLTQEQLAATLYHSLRDKIMPLADDLIVYPAHGAGSACGKNLSKETVGTLGDQKQNNYALRADMTEAEFVKEVTDGLLPPPAYFPLNVKLNKEGYENVEHIIQNNQALTPNDFEVLAEESGALLLDVRSAADFAAGHIPGSIFIGLDGQFAPWVGALITDIKQAILIIAPEGREQECIIRLSRVGYDNSLGYLAGGFTAWKSAGKEYDTVQQVTASELETAMNAGDIAIFDVRKPGEYDASHIQYKNLNHTPLDFLNDHLAEFPLTGNFYIHCAGGYRSLIATSILKARGYHNMIDVIGGFGAIKNTGIALEDNSCTSTCSSNLK is encoded by the coding sequence ATGAAGATAGAACAAATTTATACTGGATGTTTAGCACAAGGTGCTTACTATATAGAAAGTAATGGCGAAGTTGCTATTATTGACCCTTTACGCGAAGTACAACAATATGTAGACAAAGCAACGAAAGATCAGGCGACCATTACATACATTTTCGAAACGCACTTTCACGCAGATTTCGTTAGTGGACACGTTACCTTAGCAGAAAAAACAGGCGCTCCAATTGTATATGGTCCGAATGCAAATCCGACATTCCAGGCGCATATTGCACAGGATGGCGAGGTATTTCAATTGGGAGACATTACCATTACTGCCTTGCATACACCTGGACACACTATGGAAAGTACAACCTACTTGTTAAAGGATGAAAACGGCAAAGATCACGCTATTTTCACTGGCGACACCCTATTCTTAGGAGACGTAGGTCGTCCTGATTTGGCCCAAAAGGCAGCTAGCTTAACGCAAGAGCAATTAGCAGCAACTTTATACCACAGTTTACGCGATAAAATCATGCCGTTGGCGGATGATTTAATTGTTTATCCAGCACATGGAGCAGGATCGGCTTGTGGTAAAAACTTAAGCAAGGAAACAGTAGGAACCTTAGGAGACCAAAAGCAAAACAACTACGCTTTACGCGCAGATATGACAGAAGCAGAGTTTGTAAAAGAAGTAACGGATGGTTTATTACCTCCTCCTGCGTATTTCCCTTTAAATGTAAAATTAAATAAAGAAGGATACGAAAATGTGGAGCACATCATTCAAAACAATCAAGCGTTAACTCCGAATGATTTTGAGGTTTTAGCGGAAGAATCTGGTGCTTTGCTTCTCGATGTTCGATCAGCAGCAGATTTTGCAGCTGGACATATCCCTGGATCTATTTTTATTGGATTAGATGGGCAATTTGCTCCCTGGGTAGGTGCCTTAATCACCGATATCAAACAAGCGATTTTAATTATCGCCCCTGAAGGTCGTGAACAAGAGTGTATCATCCGCCTATCCAGAGTAGGTTATGACAACTCCCTCGGTTATTTAGCGGGTGGTTTCACCGCTTGGAAAAGCGCTGGAAAAGAATATGACACCGTACAACAAGTAACGGCAAGTGAATTAGAAACTGCAATGAACGCAGGAGATATCGCCATTTTTGACGTGAGAAAACCAGGAGAATACGATGCTTCACACATTCAATACAAAAATCTAAACCACACGCCTTTGGATTTCTTGAATGATCACTTGGCTGAATTCCCTTTAACAGGAAATTTCTATATTCACTGTGCAGGTGGATATCGTTCATTGATTGCTACCTCTATCTTGAAAGCAAGAGGATACCACAACATGATTGATGTAATTGGTGGATTTGGCGCGATTAAAAATACGGGAATTGCCTTAGAAGATAATAGCTGTACCTCTACTTGTTCCTCTAATTTAAAATAA